From Actinopolyspora lacussalsi, a single genomic window includes:
- a CDS encoding uncharacterized protein (TIGR02680 family) (product_source=TIGR02680; cath_funfam=1.20.1270.60,3.40.50.300; cog=COG0419,COG1122; pfam=PF13558; superfamily=52540; tigrfam=TIGR02680), which yields MSVTELPTRNSADTSRNRWQPNRAGIVNIWRYYGETFRFHRGRLLLRGPNGTGKSKALELLLPFLFDARLTPRRLSTFGSDRGMHWNLMGEGAGGTTRVGYVWLEFTRETEAGTEWFCCGARLQASSRTSNVTTAYFTTTRRIHAPDSPMYDATETANEAVETLPLLNDSGQPLSQAALGEVLGESGQVHQSPADYRTELRGRLFGGIGQQRYESLISALLQLRTPKLSERLDPNFLSKLLSNALPPLDDAEISELADGFERLDRQRERVGRLETEVEAAEKLAERQRQYARRVLYNAATELTSANSEVDRTSGIARETQREYDDSLTERERLRQRKSETDGTITNLREEFDGLNNRNSELSELATDSESAHNDATELRDKATDARSRSEENERSSVEAAENARRAEGERREAAEAAGQSARRLGMSATHREMAGSEHDSKQARALLRAAVGGKRKALDELHTALHTHETALRDHEQAEQRTEQARTELAEATERRDAAERNHEAAVLRQAQRLRDWAGGHVELRIDDVEELAEAAADHSAVQRLVWDAGEPAAETLTTERTETRARRDDLAERRAAHAAEIERLRHETDLPPTAPATRDADRSTLPGAPLWKLVDFAERTDEATRAGVEAALQASGLLDAWVTPEGELTPDGHDTFLTTESAEAAGGRTLAEVLRPEPEHAVPARRLKRILAAIAFDERLPGEHPVAIGADGHWRLGPATGSWAKPAVAHIGTTARERARERRIAELSELVTVLDESLSEIDETLTELERRRERLRAERDSLPSAEEIDTARGELDTATATVAVRQDAVGRGERQVTESAEAVERTRNSLAAKADEYGLPRERTALREFENALEGFERAGETWIDAMRDATTAEHTARDRAEQAERSLIVARQREAEAERAEQRAAALATKLRARERALGTEQSEILRALEDVRGKLRQARSDSESLNEQLQELAGRIGSLESSRVSTEQDHERAVGLRDDKLERFRRITGTSIPGDAGIELDASSNAIRTNLESARSVTEKWPNTPHTTKNINDSLDRLNETLHGYREALAEHAAVALELDEDVHVFVATMNGVRLGATRLLESLREEHDRQRTDITEREHELFDKTLTGDVRRHLAERIRSANELVDAMNDRLERVRTASDVAVRLVWQVGRDLPVGTQAARDLLLKDPVRLSEQDRESLHRFFRERIEDAKANNTATSWEEQLREVFDYTQWHRFDVRIDRGRDRGWELLTKKLHGALSGGEKAIALHLPLFAAIAAHYESMTGAPRLILLDEVFVGVDSANRGQVFELLNSLDLDLMLTSDHEWGTYRELDGIAIHALTTGDGDDAVTTTRFVWDGEGWSE from the coding sequence TTGAGTGTCACCGAGCTGCCGACGCGGAACAGCGCCGACACCTCGCGGAACCGCTGGCAGCCGAACCGGGCTGGCATCGTCAACATCTGGCGCTACTACGGGGAGACCTTCCGGTTCCACCGCGGCAGGTTGCTGCTACGCGGGCCCAACGGAACGGGCAAGTCCAAGGCCCTCGAACTGCTGCTGCCGTTCCTGTTCGACGCGCGGCTCACCCCGCGGCGGCTGTCCACGTTCGGCTCCGACCGGGGCATGCACTGGAACCTGATGGGCGAGGGAGCCGGCGGAACCACGCGGGTCGGCTACGTCTGGCTGGAGTTCACCCGCGAGACCGAGGCGGGCACGGAGTGGTTCTGCTGCGGCGCCCGACTGCAGGCCAGCAGCCGCACCAGCAACGTGACCACCGCCTACTTCACCACCACGCGCCGGATACACGCCCCCGACTCCCCCATGTACGACGCGACGGAAACAGCGAACGAGGCGGTGGAAACCCTGCCGCTGCTCAACGACTCCGGCCAGCCGCTGTCCCAGGCCGCCCTGGGCGAAGTACTCGGGGAGTCCGGGCAGGTGCACCAGAGTCCGGCTGACTACCGCACCGAGCTGCGCGGCAGGCTCTTCGGCGGCATCGGGCAACAGCGCTACGAGTCGCTGATCAGCGCGTTGCTGCAGCTTCGCACCCCGAAGCTGTCCGAGCGGCTCGACCCGAACTTCCTGTCCAAACTGCTGTCCAACGCGCTGCCACCGCTCGACGACGCCGAGATCAGCGAGCTCGCGGACGGCTTCGAACGGCTGGACCGGCAACGAGAACGGGTCGGCAGGCTCGAAACGGAGGTCGAGGCGGCCGAGAAACTCGCCGAACGACAGCGGCAGTACGCACGGCGCGTGCTCTACAACGCCGCCACCGAACTGACCTCGGCCAATTCCGAGGTGGACAGGACGAGCGGCATCGCCCGCGAAACCCAGCGGGAGTACGACGACTCGCTCACCGAACGCGAGCGGTTAAGGCAACGCAAGAGCGAGACCGACGGCACGATCACGAACCTGCGGGAGGAGTTCGACGGGCTCAACAACCGCAACAGCGAGCTGAGCGAACTCGCGACCGACAGCGAGAGCGCGCACAACGACGCGACCGAACTGCGCGACAAGGCCACCGACGCCCGGTCGCGGTCCGAGGAGAACGAGCGGAGTTCGGTCGAGGCGGCCGAGAACGCCCGCCGGGCGGAGGGCGAACGGCGGGAAGCAGCCGAGGCGGCCGGGCAGTCGGCGCGGCGACTCGGCATGTCTGCCACTCACCGGGAGATGGCCGGATCCGAGCACGACTCGAAACAAGCGCGGGCACTGCTGCGCGCGGCGGTCGGCGGCAAACGCAAGGCGCTCGACGAGCTGCACACCGCGCTGCACACTCACGAGACGGCGCTCCGGGACCACGAGCAGGCCGAACAGCGGACCGAACAGGCACGAACCGAGCTGGCCGAGGCCACCGAACGCCGCGACGCGGCCGAGCGGAACCACGAGGCCGCGGTACTGCGACAGGCCCAGCGGCTGCGGGACTGGGCCGGTGGCCACGTCGAGCTGCGGATCGACGACGTCGAGGAACTCGCGGAAGCGGCGGCGGACCACTCGGCGGTGCAACGACTGGTGTGGGACGCGGGCGAACCGGCCGCCGAAACGCTCACCACCGAACGAACCGAGACGCGTGCGCGCCGCGACGACCTGGCTGAACGCCGCGCCGCGCACGCGGCGGAGATCGAACGGCTCCGGCACGAGACCGACCTGCCGCCGACCGCACCGGCCACCCGCGACGCGGACCGTTCGACACTGCCCGGTGCGCCGCTGTGGAAACTGGTGGACTTCGCCGAGCGCACCGACGAGGCGACCCGGGCGGGCGTCGAGGCGGCGCTGCAGGCGAGCGGCCTGCTGGACGCCTGGGTCACCCCGGAGGGCGAGCTCACCCCGGACGGCCACGACACGTTCCTGACAACCGAGTCCGCCGAAGCGGCGGGCGGGCGAACACTCGCCGAGGTGCTGCGCCCGGAACCCGAGCACGCGGTGCCCGCGCGGCGGCTGAAGCGAATACTCGCCGCGATCGCCTTCGACGAGCGACTGCCCGGCGAGCACCCGGTGGCGATCGGGGCGGACGGGCACTGGCGACTCGGCCCGGCAACCGGGAGCTGGGCGAAACCGGCGGTGGCCCACATCGGCACGACGGCACGGGAGCGAGCCCGCGAACGGCGGATCGCGGAGCTTTCGGAGCTGGTGACCGTGCTGGACGAGTCACTGTCCGAAATCGACGAAACCCTGACCGAGCTGGAACGGCGCCGCGAACGACTGCGCGCCGAACGGGACTCGCTGCCGTCCGCCGAGGAGATCGACACCGCACGCGGTGAGCTCGACACGGCCACCGCGACGGTGGCCGTACGGCAGGACGCCGTGGGTCGCGGCGAGCGTCAGGTCACCGAGTCCGCCGAAGCGGTCGAACGGACCCGGAACTCGCTGGCGGCCAAGGCCGACGAGTACGGGTTGCCGAGGGAGCGAACCGCGCTCCGGGAGTTCGAGAACGCGCTGGAGGGGTTCGAACGGGCCGGGGAAACCTGGATCGACGCGATGCGCGACGCCACCACGGCCGAACACACCGCGCGGGACAGGGCGGAACAGGCCGAACGCTCGCTCATCGTCGCGCGACAGCGCGAGGCCGAGGCCGAGCGTGCCGAGCAGCGTGCGGCGGCGCTGGCCACGAAACTGCGTGCCAGGGAACGCGCGCTCGGCACCGAACAGAGCGAGATCCTGCGTGCGCTGGAGGACGTCCGGGGAAAGTTGCGGCAGGCTCGGAGTGACTCGGAGTCGTTGAACGAACAGCTGCAGGAGCTCGCGGGCCGGATCGGATCACTGGAGAGCTCGCGGGTTTCCACCGAGCAGGACCACGAGCGCGCGGTGGGGCTGCGCGACGACAAGCTCGAACGGTTCCGGCGGATCACCGGGACGAGCATCCCGGGCGACGCCGGAATCGAGCTGGACGCGAGCTCGAACGCGATCCGGACGAACCTGGAGTCGGCCCGATCGGTCACCGAGAAGTGGCCCAACACCCCGCACACGACGAAGAACATCAACGACTCGCTGGACCGGCTCAACGAGACCCTGCACGGCTACCGGGAGGCACTGGCCGAGCACGCCGCCGTGGCGCTGGAGCTGGACGAGGACGTCCACGTGTTCGTGGCGACGATGAACGGCGTCCGGCTGGGCGCGACGCGGCTGCTGGAGTCGCTGCGCGAGGAACACGATCGGCAGCGCACCGACATCACCGAACGCGAGCACGAGCTGTTCGACAAGACGCTGACCGGTGATGTGCGCAGACACCTGGCGGAGCGGATCAGGAGCGCCAACGAGCTGGTGGACGCGATGAACGACCGCCTGGAACGAGTCCGCACCGCCTCCGACGTGGCGGTCCGGCTGGTGTGGCAGGTGGGGCGGGACCTTCCCGTGGGCACGCAGGCGGCGCGGGACCTGCTGCTCAAGGACCCGGTACGGCTGTCCGAACAGGACCGTGAATCGCTGCACCGGTTCTTCCGGGAACGCATCGAGGACGCCAAGGCCAACAACACCGCCACGTCCTGGGAGGAGCAGCTGCGCGAGGTCTTCGACTACACCCAGTGGCACAGGTTCGACGTCAGGATCGACCGGGGGCGGGACCGCGGCTGGGAACTGCTGACCAAGAAGCTGCACGGGGCGCTCTCCGGCGGGGAGAAGGCCATCGCGCTGCACCTGCCGCTGTTCGCCGCCATCGCGGCGCACTACGAGTCGATGACCGGAGCACCCCGGCTGATCCTGCTCGACGAGGTGTTCGTCGGTGTGGACAGCGCCAACCGGGGGCAGGTGTTCGAGCTGCTGAACTCGCTGGACCTGGACCTGATGCTGACCTCGGACCACGAGTGGGGGACCTACCGGGAACTGGACGGCATCGCGATCCACGCGCTGACCACCGGCGACGGCGACGACGCGGTCACCACGACCCGGTTCGTGTGGGACGGCGAAGGGTGGAGCGAATGA